One window of the Candidatus Chryseobacterium colombiense genome contains the following:
- a CDS encoding deoxynucleoside kinase: MHIAVTGNIGAGKTTLTTMLSKHYGWDAQFEDVDHNPYLEDFYADMSKWSFALQIYFLGSRFRQVKEIRESGKNIIQDRTIYEDAHIFAENLNDMNLLSDRDFNNYASVFNLMKSFVSAPDLLIYLKSDVPNLVKKIYKRGREYEASISIEYLSKLNQKYEKWISNYTEGKLLIIEVDDLDFVEKPEDFGFILEKIEAELNGLF, translated from the coding sequence ATGCATATTGCAGTTACAGGAAATATTGGAGCGGGAAAAACGACTTTAACTACAATGTTGTCTAAACATTACGGTTGGGATGCTCAGTTTGAGGATGTAGATCATAACCCTTATTTGGAAGATTTTTATGCCGATATGAGCAAATGGAGTTTTGCTTTGCAGATTTATTTTCTGGGAAGTAGATTCCGTCAGGTAAAAGAAATCAGAGAAAGCGGAAAAAATATTATTCAGGATCGCACGATCTATGAGGATGCTCATATTTTTGCGGAAAACCTGAACGATATGAATCTTCTTTCAGATAGGGATTTCAATAATTATGCTTCCGTATTCAATCTGATGAAATCTTTTGTTTCTGCTCCGGATCTGTTGATTTATCTAAAATCCGATGTTCCGAATCTGGTAAAAAAGATTTATAAAAGAGGAAGGGAGTATGAAGCATCCATCAGTATAGAATATTTATCTAAACTGAATCAAAAATATGAAAAATGGATTTCCAATTATACAGAAGGAAAACTTCTAATCATAGAAGTTGATGATCTGGATTTTGTTGAAAAACCTGAAGATTTCGGCTTTATTTTAGAAAAAATAGAGGCTGAACTGAATGGCTTGTTTTAA